The nucleotide window tgtgattaaaagAACATGCCCAGATGCCAAACATATGATATTCTCATATCTCTATATTGACCACATGATTAGCTAACTTACACACAAGCATGTATCTTTGACATCAACTGTCAAAACCAATTGTATATTTATCTAGCTTAGCCTTGTTCGAGCTATAATGCACATAATGCACGCTGAATCCATGCTGCTGTGTCGTTCATATGTAATATACTCATCATTGATCAATAAGTTCATACCTCAAAAGCTTAGATGAGCATTCACcctcttcggggacttgtatcTCACATATGTGCTCTTACGGCCATCTCTCATTGTTTGTTAGACATGCACATTTGACATGGTAAATTCCATCGAAAATTCTTCTCTAAATTTCATTGCTAATTTGAAATTCATTGCTAATCAAACATGTCATTGTCATCAACTACTATATCGCCTATACACTTTCCTAAATATTTTATCAAAGTATACATGCAAGTTACTAGTATCGACTTTACAAATTCATTtactaatcacctattttgttgCAAGGAGACATAATCACCGATCACCTCTCTCCAATTAGCGAAATCATCATCCTTCTACTAAGGAACTTCGCCAAAGCAATATTGGAGCGTCATGCTtagacaactccaacatgatttgggtacttacatcatttccaactccaactcgctccaaattggcataagataagtaactatatcttatcttttacgctcttgcaatttgAGCTATTGACATGCGCGCCTTTACATGCTCTTAAATGACTTTTAAAGCATGCTTATAACACGTTATATGTCTTAGTAGCACCCCTACTATACCTACACTACATTGCCATGCTTTATATCTCAAAGAACTTTAGCATGTTTACAATAATGCAAAAATGTTagtagcaactttactacaagtacatgctacacacatacatgcttaaatgcactttcatgtgacatgcatctagaagcttgtgacacttacgacttaattaaacatgctcgaaTAAACGACTTGTTCGGGTTACGattcgcttgggtatcgagtatggccacgacttgcgcttgggccacgcctcgcatgctcgcacagcgcctacacactcaactacacccaacttgcttgaacaacccaacttgctcgatcatgtccaacatgctttacttaagccccaagttcacaaatgCTTCATtctatgtcaccgggactactcccacaaaattactttggacacccattacacttgccactatctattgtgcttGTTATATGGTGATAtgatccacatatacaactaccaatattttacatgttcatacacattaatggaatattgagttcttctaccatttgttgttcgctacaaatcgaattcttttcgcattccattaatacgagcggtaaccaatacaacaagcattctacatatgcgcgttttgtctcattgtgtaggttaaaagagtcccttcttgcttacggagctcggggacttgtaggggctaggcgcctctcggacattgtttatgcttgatgacttcatgactataactccccaaccaagaagctcatcTTACTCgtggacttcggggacttgtagatacctctactagcaaggctagtttgctacctcaccaagcataaacaacaccctcatgggatccaaccgctacttgcatcttgtagccctatgttcaagctacgctacggtatccggaagtcgcaaatccgtcgccgggaagccacctttccggccttgccaacatgccctcacaaataggctttctagactagaaatggtggttgcttgtcccacatcgaaaaccatgtaaaggagatggcttccttcacctataaaaggaatgcctcctcccacttaaacacgatcccattacatcttttgtaatccccttgggccgcaaggctcgacacactagtgtaacattcaagtggacgtagtttcccgctaaggcgggagatgaaccactatacatctcgtgtcactctctctctctctctttaaagctaactagagatcccacggatatCTAACGTTAACAGCTTCAGATGTTGCTCCAAGTGGTGTAGTTGATTTCTGCAAGGTCATTCCCTCCTTGGTTTCTGAGGATGATAATTTAGTTTTGGTTTCTATTCCCACTGCAGAAGAGATTCGACGTGTTGTTTTCTCTATGGACCCTTCTAGTTCTCCTGGTCTAGATGGTTTTCCTGGCTCTTTTTACCAAAGTTGCTGGGATATTGTTGGTAATGATGTTATTGGCTTTGTGCAATTCTTTTTCCAACAAAATTGGTTATATCCAAATGCGAATTCTAACTTCATTGTGTTAATTCCAACGACGGAAGGGGCGAATATGATCTCTCAGTTTAGGCCAATTGCTTTggccaattttttatttaagatCATTCCAAAAATTATGGCAGTTCGTTTGGGTCCTATAGCTTCACGTATTATTTCAGCTCATCAGACTACCTTTCTTAAAGGCCATCGTATTGCAGATTGCATTGGCCTTGTTTCTGAGGGCTTCAATCTATTGGATAGGAAAATCTACGGAGGTAATGTGGGCATTAAAGTTGATATTGCCAAAGCATTTGATACTCTTCACTGGCAGTTCCTTTTTCAGGTCTTAGAGAGGTTTGGGTTCTCCTCAAGATTCAGAAATTTAATTCATACTATTTTAAATTTTGCTGAGCTGTCAGTCTTGATTAATGGGACGCCACAAGGTTTTTTTTCTTGTGCTCGAGGGGTAAGACAAGGGGATCCTCTATCTCCTTTATTGTTCTGCATTGCAGAACAAGCACTAAGTCGAGGACTGTCCTCTCTTTTTGATGCTCAAAAGATCAAACCTATTTCTATGCCGAGGAGTTGTCTAATTACTCATGTGCTCTATGCTGatgatctttttattttctgtcgAGGGGATATATTTTCTCTTAACCGTTTGCAACTCTTTCTGGAAGAGTATGGTGCTGCTTCAGGTCAAATAGTAAATAAAGAGAAGAGTACTTTTTATACTGGTGACAACTATTCTCATCGGCGTAGGGTTATCAAACGTTTATTAGGCTTCAAGTTAGGTACTACTCCACTTACTTATCTGGGTGTTCCTATATTCAAGGGGAAGCCTCGACGTATACACCTTCAAGCAATTGCTGATAAGGCTAAATCTCGTCTTGTTGGCTGGCAAGGCAAGTTGTTGTCCATGGCGGGGCATGTTCAGTTGGTTCATGATGTATTTCAGAGTTTGCTAATTCATAGTTTCTCTGTGTACTTGTGGCCTTCTTCACTATTGAAACACTTGTCTACATGTGCTCGAAACTTTATTTGGTCTGGAGATTTATCAAAAAGATAACTTGTCATCGTTTCTTGGCAGCAGGTTTGTGTGCCAAAGAAGGAGGGGGGCCTTGGGCTACGTGATCTCAAGTCTCTTAACTTGGCAGCTCTGATAACTCTTAGTTGGTCTACTCTCACATTGGGTTCAATATGGAGCAGCTATGCATCTCAACGGTTTTCTATTTGCTGCAATATGAAATATCGGTATTTTAGGTCCTCGGTTTGGCATGGTTTAAAGGCAGCTCTTCCTTTCATTTTCCATAACTCCAAGTGGCTTATTGGTGATGGAAAGTTGGTGAATTTATGGATGGACAAGTGGTTGAATGCCCCCTTAATTGTAAAATTACAGGCTCTGAATTTTCCCAAACGTTTGATGAGTACGGTGGAAAATTTTATTACTAATCAGCAATGGACCTTGCCCAACGAATTTTCAATTTCGTTTCCGGTTTTGGCGGCTGAAATTCTTCAAATCCCACTACCAATTGAACCAGAAAATGATGTATTAATTTGGGAGCCTTCAAGCTCaggttctttctcttttctgatgGATACCATCTAGTTCGACAATCATTTTCAGAAGCTGAGTGGGTTTCTAAGGTTTGGCATTCTTTCATTCCACCACGGTTATCTTTATTGGCATGGTGCCTTTCCTATGATAAACTACCTACTTATGTGCAGCTTCAAAAACGAGGTATCCCAACAGTGTCTGTTTGCCAGCTTTGTACTTTTGGCTATATTGAGGATTCTACTCACTTATTTGTCACTTGCTCGTTTGCGCAACATGTTTGGCAATGGCTAGCATGCTGTTTTGGGACTTTCTTACCGACCAGTGGCACTATTGGTGGGTTATTTACCTCCATTATTGGCAAGTCTTTCTCTCCCCAATTGAAAAATATTTGGCTTGCTAGTTGTCTCTATGCTCTTATGGCTATATGGAAAGCTCGCAATAAGCTTAGATTTGAGGACAAGCGCCCTTCCCTCATGTGAATTTTCAGCTCTCTCAAGGCTTGGCTTCGCTTTGCTGCTCCTTACATGCCAGGTTATTCGAATGGTTTGGTTGACACTCAGTTGTTGGTTGGGTTGGGTATTCAGCCTATTCCTAAAAATCAAGTAGCGCCGCGGTTAGTTCTCTGGCATCCTCCAATTTTTCCTTGGATTAAGTTGAATACTGATGGTCTTGCAAAGGGTAATCCAGGACCTGCAGCTTGTGGTGGTGTGTTTCGTGACACCCATGGTCATTACATTGGCGGTTACTGTCAAAGATTGGGACACAAATCTGCCTTCTACGCAAAGCTTATGGGTGTGATCATTGGGATTGAATATGCCTTCCAGTATGGTTGGCGATGCCTCTGGCTTGAATGTGATTCGACTAGTgtaattgcatgcatcaaatCCTCATCTTTTGTTCCACCTTGGCCGCTACGAATTGCATGGCTTACTTGCTTAGCACGTATTAGAGCAATGACTTTTCAATGTTCCCATATTCTTCGGGAAGGAAATACGGTGGCTGATAGAATGACAAACATGGGCTTACTTTCTCCATCCCTGGTATGGCATGTTTCTCCTCCGCCTAATATATCTCCTTATCTTCGTATGGATGATCTGGGATTCCCTTACCTTCGCCATGTTTAACTCTCTTTCTTGCATGGGTTGGTGTTGGGCTTGTTTTAACAGTTGGAAGTTGGGTAAATTTGAGGTTCTGCTTCAATCTTTTCACTTCCTTTTGACTTTCTTTCTAGCTTTTGGGGTAAGGTTTTTGTCCCCCCCTTCTTTaggttgtattttctttttatgttattaataaaataataatagggggacgggcggtgggctCCCAGAGTGTGGCAAACCCCTCTCCTTCGGGattgagggtgggacttgttcCCTACATCGTTTGCCTCCGAGGAGCTAATATCGCTTAAtcccttattcaaaaaaaaaaaaaagtcattaaaaaaaaaaatggagtatAACAAATTTTACTATATGAGGAAGAGAGTGGAATGATAATAAGAGTCAATTGTACGTAAAAAAAACTATAGACATGTTTATGGAGGATATAATGTGATCCTCAGAGTTGTCACAAAAGTTTCGGAGGTCCTCTtcgaaatgaaaaaaataaaaaataaaaaagtctaTTAGCATCAATTATAAGAAATTCATCATCAATTGTAGTTTTATTTGTTATAAGCATATCATCATTATAAAAGGTTTGGAATTGGATGCTTGTGGTTGAGGTGAGCTATTGAATTTCGGATCATGAGACAATTGGAGATAGCGTGAATCACTctaaggtggagattgttggaAAAGTGTGACTTAGATAAGAGCCCTTTGGAATCTCACATTAATTAGAAATGTGAAGAGTCATCCTAGGGTTATATTAAGGAATAGTACCAGAAATAGTAATGTCGAGGCCTTTTATATTAAAACCTCAAACCCGTTCTTTACCAGGTGGCTAAAGTGGGGGGGAGTATCGCCATTATTGAATCCGTGTATaggactcatttgccgcttcCACACGGCAATCATACACACCCACATAGCtagataagaagaagaagaagaaaagatatGGAAGGTTTCATGCGTATGTTTTCGACTTTCTTCGTCGGTCTCCTGCTTCTGGTGGCTACAGCTGGtattattattatctatatCCTTCTGAGATTTGCGTGTTACTATTTTGATCTTACTTTCGATACATAATTAAGCTTGTAGTTTGAATTAATACTAACGTGTGTGTTTGAAATGCAGGGATAGGGCCAAATGTAATGGTTGCTGAGGCAAGAAAATGTGAGAGTCAGAGCCACAAGTTCGCgggaatttgcttgatagagaGCAATTGTGCATCTATTTGCAAAACTGAGGGTTACAGTGGAGGCAACTGCGGCGGTTTTCGCCGCAGATGCTTCTGCACCAAAGATTGTTAATGAGTAATGTACTACTAATCGCTCTCAGCTAGCTATATCTGTTGGGAGGATGCATACATCGGCCGGAGGAAACTGATCATGTGTCAGACGTCGACAAACCGTACTTACATGTTTAGAATAAGTGGCGTTGTGCCTTCTTGTGTTTTAAATTTGGTGATCTATGTTAACTTGGATTTATGTATGATCGTAATGCCACACATTTATATTGCAGTTTTTTCTTCTTAAGGTCTTTTGTTTTAGCAGATATTTTGTGTATGCATCGATCATTCGTTTTAGCAATATGAAGAAACAATTACTAATAACGATACTAAATATGCTTCAAATCAAGTATAGCATAAAATGCTTCGTTAATAGACGATGTTAATGTGGTTCTAATAGCCAcctcaaaattttcagaagtcCTTTGCGAAATATAAAAAGTATCAATTATAAGAAACTCATCATCAAGTATAGCATAAAATGATCTTTCAAAATtagttttatacttttatttttagatCAGCCCAAGAAGTCAAGAACAAATATAGATGTCCTTACGGTACTCCCTCTTTGAAACCCATTAAGAACACAAATAAGTGAATGACTACCCATATTAATGGACCCAGATCCTCCATCGACCCTTACCATTCGATCCGGAACTGCTTAACCTAACGACGTCGTTCACGTCACCTTCCCAAATAACACTTCGTCTCGccagaaaccaaagaaaacagTCCGACAAATCCAACTCTTTCCGGCAAAGCAAACTATCTATTCGGATGCCGGTTGGTTCTCTTTAGCTATGAATTGATAAGACTAGACCTTATCAACTTGGAAACTTAATAGAATAGAGGGCTGGGATCACTTCGAGGGGATCAACCTCCAATATTTAAATCGAACACTTTCATTCATTCTGCTTCTCAAGATAATACATACATCTTCTTATAGGGACTAGATGCACGTTCTAGAGTATGACCCCTAGAAGACCACACCCATAATTAACATTGGGAAATACCAACCCTAATAATTACAATGGAAAACACAAACTTATTTAATATCATAGACTATTAGGAAATTCTAGAGAAGTAGACATTTTTCAAGAATTCACCGACTCTACCATTCCACCCCTCTGAAAACAAACCTTGTCCTCAAGGTTGGGATGTAATGAAGTCGGGGAACTTCTCCTTGATTGAATCATAAGGCTCCCATGTAGCATCCTCAACGGGTAAGTTTGCCCACTTGATGAGAAGGTCCACATCAGCTTGATTGTTGCGCTTAACAAGCCAACGCTCTAGGATTGCTTCTGGTTCAAATTTAGTCTCCCCAGTAAGAGAAACATCTGGGAGATGACTCTGGACAGAAACTTGAGCTCCCAGTTTCTTCTTAAGACATGAAACATGGAACACAGGATGGATTTTAGCTTCATCTGGTAAATCAAGCCTGTAGATAACTGGTCCGATGCGTGCAAGGACTTTGTAAGGACCATAAAAACGAGGAGATAATTTCTTGGATGCACGTACTGTAACAGAGGTTTGCTTATAAGGCTGAAGACGCAGGAATACCCAATCACCTACCTCAAACTGTCGTTCACTACGGTGCTTGTCAGCTTGATGCTTCATTCTAGCTTGTGCATCAACCAAATTATGCTTCAAGAGTTCTAGCATTCTGTCTCTATCTCTGAGGTCACAGTCCACTTGATGAACACTCGAGCTACCATGGGTATAGGAAGTAATGAGTGGAGGGGGACGTCTATAGAGAGCCTCAAAGGGAGTTTTCTTGATGGATGAGTGGAATGTTGAATTATACCACCACTCAGCCCAAGGGAGCCAACGAACCCAATCTTTTGGCCGATCACTGGTAAAGCACCTTAAATAAGTTTCCAAGCACCGATTGACTACTTCGGTTTGACCATCCATTTGTGGATGGTAAGAAGTACTCATTTTCAGTTGTGTTCCTTGTAAACGAAAGAGTTCCTTCCAGAAAGTGCTAGTGAACACTGGGTCTCGGTCACTAACTATTGAATGGGGCATCCCGTGTAGCTTGAAGATATTCTCAACAAACAATTGAGCCACAGTAGCAGCAGTATATGGATGAGATAAAGGGCAAAAGTGTGCATACTTGATGAGACGATCAACCACCATACAGATGATATCTTTTCCTTGAGATTTGGGCAGTCCCTCCACGAAATCCATTGAAATGTCTTCCCAAACATGTTTTGGAATTGGTAAGGGCTGCAAAAGACCCGAACTAGCCACTGTTTCACCCTTGTTCCTTTGACAAGTATCACACTCTTTAACAAACTTCTTTATTTCCTTACGCATACCCTTCCAGTAAAAGGCACGAGAGACCCTTTTGCATGTTCGAAGGTAACTGGAATGTCCCGCTGTGGGTGAAGCATGGAATTCATGGAGTATTAATGGTTTTTGAGCCGAATGAGCTACTAGAACAATGCGACCCTTGTGTCTAAGGTCTGTTCCATCCCATGTATAGTGACGAACAATACTGGGCTATTTTTGTATCTTACGAATCAGTTCTTGCACCTCATTGTCTTCCCTCCATTCCCTCCTTATGTCATCAATTCCTGCAAAAATAGGGGCTGAAATTGCCGAGAGTTCAACTTGTTCCGGCAACCGTGATAATGCATCGGCGACCACATTCTCAACTCCCTTCTTGTAGATTATTTCATAGTCATATCCCATAAGTTTAGATACCCAACGTTGTTGTTCCATTGAGGAAATTTTTTGCTCCAAGATGTATTTGATGCTTTTATGATCTGTTTTAATCTGAAAATGTCTCCCAATAAGATAAGGTCGCCACTTGGTAACGGCATGCACTATTGCCATCATTTCCTTGTCGTAAACTAACATTTGTTGGTGCAATGGAGAGAGAGCCTTGCTTGTAAAAGCCAACGGTTGACCTTCTTGCATTAGGACAGCACCAATCCCTACTCCGGAAGCATCACACTCGAGCACAAATACTTTATGAAAGTCTGGTAAGGCCAGAACTGGGATTGTGGTCATTGGTGATTTCAATTTGACAAAGGGATTCTCAGCTTCTGAATCCCATTTAAATGAATCCTTCTTTAGAAGCATTGTTAATGGGGCACTGATCTTTCCATAGTCCTTAACAAATTTTCGATAATAACCGGTCAATCCAAGGAATCCTCTTAGTGCTCGAACCGTCTTTGGAGTTGGCCAATGCACCATTACTTTAATCTTTGAAGGGTCTGCTGCTACACCTTCTTTTGACACAATATGGCCAAGATATTCCACCTCCTCTGATCCAAAGCTGCATTTGGATTTCTTAACAAACAGAGAATTCTCCCGAAGGAGATCAAGAACTATACACAGATGATTTAAGTGGGCATCCCATGATGAACTATAGACAAGAATATTATCAAAGAATACCAAAATGAACTTACGAAGATATGGCCGGAAGATATCATTCATCAAGAGAACTTGCCACAGCAGTTTAAGGAACAAGAGAAGCCAAGAGGTCGCTCTCTTGATGACCATGCTGAGGGTAGTAGAGGTAAAAAAGTTCGTCAAGAATATAGGATCAAGGCTACTCCAAATATTGTCTCACATGTTGAACAACTAGAAATTGAGCTTGCTTCTCCAGAGAATGTCCACATTGAAGATACCATTGAGAATGAGGTATCCACGGAGCTATTTAATCCATTGGTTGCTCAAAGCACTGATAATAGGCTTGCTTTAGTTGATGCATCTATTGATGAGATTGGGCCTATTGATTCAAATGTGACTGTGTTCGCTGGTCCAAGTGAACCACATGTGGAGAGCATAGCTCCAATAGGATCTGCAGGTAATGTCCATGTTTCGACTAGTAACAGTTTTGAGATCCTTGCTCAAGTGCAACAAGAGCCTATTGTTGCAAATGAACAAGAGATAGTTGGACTCCCCTTAAACACTTTGGTTGACAATGAGGATTCTGCTTTAGTGAAACATAGTGTTCAAAAGTTTTGTTGGGGTGATTTGGAAAATGAAGAACCTCTTGGTCATACAATTTATGCTCAATCTGAGATCAATTATGAAACTTGGTTTGATGAGGGTGAAGCAGCTTTAGATGAGAATACACTTTGCGCTCTCCCAAAGTCTCAACACAAAAAATCTAAGGCACAATATCAAACGAGTTCAAGGTATCCTGCACGCAATCGGACACCTACAATGCGTTTCAACCTTTAGTCGTTTGGATTTTGGTTAATCTTCAACCATTTTCATGGTTTGATGAtgttctttgcatttttattccTTATAAGGGTTTTGGTCTCATGTCCCCCCTTTTGATGTTGATCTCTCTTTCATTTAATAAAATTTAACTTCTTTtggagccaaaaaaaaaaaaaaaaatcattcatcaAGCTTTGAAAAGTGGATGGGGCATTTGTAAACCCAAACGGCATGACTAGGAACTCCATCATGGGTTCTAAAGGCAGTTTTTGCTATGTCTTCTTCATGTACCCGAATCTGATGGTATCCAGCTCGAAGGTCTAGTTTGGAAAAATATTGAGCTCCACCGAGTACATCTAGCAGTTCCTCCACCACCGGAATAGGATATTTATCCTTTACTGTCATTTTATTTAGCACCCGGTAGTCGACAGAGTCTCCAAGAACCGTCTTTCTTGCGAACCAATAATACTGGGCTAGAGTGTGGGCTAACACTTGGCCGAATAATCCCTGCTTCCAGCATCTCCCTAACCATCTTCtcaatttctgttttttgtATGTATGGATAGCGATATGGTTTGACATTAGCTGG belongs to Rosa chinensis cultivar Old Blush chromosome 4, RchiOBHm-V2, whole genome shotgun sequence and includes:
- the LOC112201044 gene encoding defensin Ec-AMP-D1 produces the protein MEGFMRMFSTFFVGLLLLVATAGIGPNVMVAEARKCESQSHKFAGICLIESNCASICKTEGYSGGNCGGFRRRCFCTKDC